The window TACTTACTAGTTACTACTTAGAGACCTAGGGAGACGGGAGTAGTTAaggtttcattttattttaatatttcatcttCTTAGTCCTTAGAAGCTCCGTCTTCCCACCAATACCGTCTTCTCCTCAACTTTCTTGGTTTTCTTCTTTGAAGGAAAAGGTGGCTCAACGTATTACACTCATGGAACATCTACCAGAACGTCATTCAAAAGCGAAATTACACTCGTGGATAGCTCTAGTATATTCTCTGAGTCTTATCTGCATATAACAAGCTGCTATATTACTACGGAGGTAAGACTATTAGAAGTCTTTTTTGCAAATTCTTGCTACGGTCTGCCTCAGTCAGACACTCACGCTGtgaattttttcaattttcacatCTGTGAATTGTGATCTGTCTGTAGTCTGCCTCACTCACGCTCATCGTCTCAAAGACCGCCTCAGCCTCGCCCAGTCTCTCTCAACAGTCAAGTGGTCAACACTCAAcaggtaagaattttttttttgctctatTTCATTCTTAGATATCTTCTGCTAATATATTTCATCTTCAATTTCTGCATATGACTATAGAATACTCCTTATAAACACAAAGATTGAAGATTCTATGATGGGGCAGTGTTAACAGTAGATTTTATTAAAACTAAGGCTACCGCTAATGCCTAATCCTATTAACCTTTAAACAATTTAACTGCTTGGAATTATTTTCTATTGGTATAAATGAGTGAATTGAAGCACAAAGAAGAATAAATTTGTCTTACTGTTGTTTAAAGTTAAATATTCAGAAGAAATTTTGTTTTATGGATATTAggattattatttattgttgaaCTAGATATGATTGTTAGTTGAAGTGAAAAATAGATGGATTTTTCTTATATGTACTTTAGTTGCTTTGTAAGGTATGTATAAGTTTGTTATGAAATTGGTTGTTGTGAAGTCTGTTAGTCACTGCTCAGTACTTAATGCTTATATGTTGATATTCTATGGTCGTGTGTTCTATCATGCTTTATGCACAACTGCACATTATCAAGTTTTGGTGATTTGGTCATGTTATGTTGTAATTTTGTTGTTGGCttgttgtttgattatttttcttttaaaattacaGTCACATTGATACAACATGTCACAAGATACTAGAGTTGATAAAGTGATTGGTGAGAGTGTAGCTTCTGGTTCGAATGTAGTGAATCAAAATCCAATAGTGGAGTCTAAATCAaagaaagaaaggagaaaaagataTGTTGCATGGGATCATTTTACCAGTAAAGTTGATGCGGAAGGAATTAAAAAAGGTGTGTGTAATTATTGTAAGAAAGAGTATTTAGCTGATACAAAAGAATATGGTATGATGGCAATGCTTGGTCATATAGGAAAATGCAAAAAAAGTACCTTGTAATGTTGATACTAAGCAATCAAAGATAGCATTTCAATCGGTTACAGGGGGTAACAAGGGTGATATATCAATTGTTTCATGGAAATTTGATCAAGAAGAGTGTAGAAAAGCATTGTGTCATATGATAATTCTTGATGAGTTTGCTTTTAGATTTGTTGAAAAAGAAGGCTTTAAACAATTTATGAAAGTGGTACAACCTTTGTTTCAAATTCCTTCTCGTACAACTGTTACTCATGATTGTTTTGATCTCTttgatgaagagaaaaataaaatgaggagCAGTTTTAAGGAAACTCAACAAAGAGTGTGTATAACGACTGATACTAGGACTTCTATGCAAAGAATTAATTATATGTGTATCACTGCTCATTGGATtgataaaaattggactttacatAAAAGAGTTATCAATTTTTGTCCAATTTCTAGCCATAGAGGTGAAGATTGAGCAAAAGGCATTGTTAAGTATTTGCATGAGTGGGGATTGCATCGGATTTTCACGATTACTGTTGATAATGCTAGTTCAAATAGTGTGTGAGTGGCTGAGTTGTCTAAGCAATTGACTAAGTGGGGGACCAATCTTTTAGGTGGTAAGCATCTTCATGTTAGGTGTATGGCGCATATAATAAATCTTGTCGTTCAAGATGGAATAAAAGAAGCAAATGTTTCAATTGAACGAATTAGGCAAGTAATGAGATACATTAGGCAATCTCCTGCTAGATGGAAGAACTTTCAGGAATGTTGTGTCTATGAAAATCTTGCAAAAAAATCTTTATGCTTAGATGTTCCCACAAGGTGGAATTCCACCTACTTGATGTTGAATAGGGATATTGAATATGAGGGTGCAATTTTAACTTATGTTGATTGTGATATTGGGTTGGCACATCATCTCGAGTTTGGCCATATCCGTGTGTGTGATGGTGATAGTGATATTGTGGATGAAGAACAACCTGTAGGTTCACTTTTGTGTAGTGATTGGGATAGCTTTAAAAGGAttgcaaaattttttgaattattttttaagctCACTTTGAAGGTTTCTGGATCATTATATATTACATCAAATattcattttcttgaaatttgtcAAGTTGGTTTTTGCTTGTCAAAATTGATATCAAGTGATGATATTATGTTGGATCAAATGGCAACAAACATgaagaagaaatttgaaaaatattgggGTGATCCAACAAAAATGAATAAGATGTTTTTTATACCTTGTATTTTGGATCCTCATCACAAGTTTACCACTCTTAGTTTTGCACTTAAGAAGATGTTTGGGGATAATGGAGCAACTATAGAAAAAGATGTGCGAGAGTACATGAAATCATTGTTTAATGAGTATTCATCATCTGCTTCAAAATAAAAAGGTGGTAAACTATCTTCAGAAGTAGAGGCTTTTAGTTCAAGTTCTATAGTTGATATTGGAGACTTTTATGAGGAGTTGAGTAGATACACATCTGGGAGTGGAGCCGGGAATTCTAAGTCGGAGTTGGATAAATATCTTGCAGAAGATATTGAAGTTGGAACGTTCAATTTTAATGTATTACTTTGGTGGAAGTATAACTCGGCTagattttcctttctttctgaGATGGCTCGAGATATTTTAGCTATTCCTATTTCTAGTGTAGCATCAGAATGTGCTTTCAGTACCGAGGGGCGTGTTCTTGATTCATTTAGGAGTTCATTAACTTTTAAATTGGTAGAAGCTCTAGTGTGTCTACAGGATTGGCTTCGAAGTGAATCACAATCTATAAGTATCGAGGAGGATTTAGATTCTCTTGAGCAACTTGATCAAGGAAAAAAAAACCTTGTATTtggtgaattatttatttaatatttttattgctTTAGTCTTGActtgttcttttaatttatttagatttgGACAAAGTTGTAAAAAAAACCTAGCATTGATGACATATAGCAACTTGAACAAAGGTAAGAAAAGAATATTGCATTTGGTTTCTAGTTTATGGAATTTGCACACTGGTCACTAAATGTATGGTTTCTGAATTTTTTGCAGTTTTGTGCACTGATTTTCTATTTTCAGTGATTTgcacaaattttttattttcagtgATTTGCACTGATTTCTGAAATTTACAGTATGTATGTACACTGATTTGCAGTTTCTGTTTTGTACATTATTTTTCTGTTTGCAGTCATTTGCaatgattttctattttcatgaatttgcACTGATTTTTGAAATTTGCAGTATGTATGTACACTGATTTGCAATTTCTGTTTTGTACATTATTTTTCTATTTGCAGTCATTTGCAATGATTTTCTGTTTTCATAGATTTGCACTTATTTTTGGAATTTGCAGTATGTATGTACACTGATTTACAGTTTTTGATTTGTACACTAATTTTCTGTTTGCAGTGATTTGCACTGATTTTCTATTTCATGAATTTGCACTGATTTTTGGAATTTGCAGTATATTTTGTTCACTGATTTTCTGTTTGCAGTATgttaaatatatgtatgtatgttgaaGGCATGTATGATTTTATGTTGAAGGCATATATCATTGCCTCCCACGACCCACATGACTATacagaaaattttttgttgagtAAATCAAAACCTGCTCAACTGAAACATAGGATATAGAGGTACTAGTTGAGActttctgttttttctttttggggttcATTGGAACTATCAAGGCATTTTGAAGGTCTCAATGTATCATTAGCTACTGTGAATGTGAGAAGCAACACTCACTCCCTACAAGCCAatttgaaaaaacaaaacaatataTGATACATTAGATAGTTTATTTTCTATGCACAACCAGGTAATCTAAAGACAACTATCCATAGAGACCATGTCCATTatagtattttggttttggttttttcttttatcttatataGTTAAAGTTGTTTGGGGTATTTCTAATATCTTTGTTTCTCTATTAATTAGGTTTCATCATGTCTTAACGTCGTGGTCCTAAAGTTCGATCACCTGTTTGGAATCACTATCAAAAgcttgaagaagaagatgatgatgaagggTGCAAAGTGAAGTGTATTCATTGCGGTAATATTTTTAATTACCATCCACGACATACTGGGACTATGTGCTTGAGGAATCATGTTTATCGTTGTTTAGAGAGGATGCAGTATCGTGCTCAGACTTGAGTAGTAATTAGTATTGTTGTTATGTTTGGACTTTGGAATTTGAACTTAATTTTCAACTTCTGTGAGCATGTGACTTTAACTTTGGATTTTTCTATTCTGTTTGTGCTAgcagttttaaattaatttgtgaCTTAGAGTTTTAATGTTTAATGTTAACGGTTAACCCGATAACCGAACCGATAACAATGAAAAATCGATaaactgataactgattaacCAATATCTTAACGGTTCTTTAACGGTTTAGCATATATACAAGCCGATAATGAATAAGTGAAACCGATAATTTtcaaaaccgaaccgaaccgaccgatatgCAACCGTAGATTCAAGTCTTAAACATAAACATTCCTTAAGCTTAcgtttttcaaaattatataatgatgttcatttttttaagtatattgattcaagtatttttcactttattaaatttataaattggACTCTCCTCCATgactttattttcaagttatacTAATATTGAACACAATCTATTCTTTAAAAATATCCCTTAATTTGTCATAGTTAAATCAATCAAAATTACATTATACTTAACTAAACAACAAGAAAACTGGAGCATATCTAAACTCAATTAATGGCCGAGTATGAATGATTTCATGATGTTGTAAGAAttcaaaaaaacttaaaatatgtaaaagtacAATGAATTAAGTTAACCAACTTATAAAGTATGCCTacgaattaaataataaaaagaataaatataaatttcaaataaGTGACAAAAGGTTACCTTTATATTCAGAAAACTATTTAACATCTATCTCGCCTTATTAAACCTGcaaaagataaatcaattatcaaaaatcacatttaaaaaaaaaaaaattaaagtgtacCAATATATGAGGTAATGATGGCTGATGTTCATCCCCTATGTGCAGGcacaaaaagaaatttaaaaaaaaaaaaaaaaagagatatggCATGAAAGGTTAGAGATGAAGGGAAAGGAATTGGGGGAAATAAAAAAGATGTGAGATCTGGGTGCTTGTACGTGGGAATTGGAGGAGTGGTTTATTaggttagtttttatttttttggaggaAAACTTTTATCTTTACtagtattttatttctttattttttttaaaaggaggaAAAGATATTAAGATTTTGGTTGGGTTTGGGTGCaaatacaaaatgagaaaatttttattttggtgcatagaataatttttttttttagaaaatttactactaattattaattaaaatatttttccttacaaaattaattaatataggaGCATACATAAAGTTAAAAtgcatacaaaataaatataatgaacatTACTATTGATTTGgcatctaatttttgttttaaagagcacataataaatatataaaatgtatttgATCTAAAATTGGCCATACAATATTTGTCTTAACTTTAATAGTTACGAAATTTAAATTATTGTATGATGTGGCAACCAAAATCACCAATTTACATAAATATCTAATATAAAATAGTAATGTAttaaataaaaagttcaaataaaattggacatacaaagtaaaaaaatatatatattccgAGAGTATcttaatagaaaagaaaaatagaggatAAAAGAATTACAATCCTATTAAAATGAAGAAGGAGAAGGGTGtgtatttttgtttatatataatgaGTTAATTATCAATGTTAGTTATTATATACCatataatttgaatataataagataaaaaatacataaaagatataatttcaaaagtaacAAAGTTTAGTAAATTTGTGGGAGTCATTAATCaccataatttatattatatcGTGGTAATTTTCTAACCTCCTTAATAAAATTgacacaaaaaaatttatattgtgGGGGTTAGAACAAAACGTCTCAAAATGAATTATTAGTTGTGTTTTTTAAAACTTCCACAAATAAACCATTACAAATTGCTCATTTTTTTGTAGTGTATGGTAATCTAATTGATAAATATAGTGTATCATCCTTAGTATTGTATTGAAGAGGTCAGACTGAGCacactctatttttcttttggattatATATGAAATGTCGAATATTTTGgttaataaagaataagaaaacatCGAATATTTTGgttaagaaagaataagaagagattgataatgataatgacaaAATAGATACTTTATTAATAATAAGAGGGGGATGTCAAATTGTCAATTGCTCTAAGTTAGGGATGGGTGGAGGGAAGGGGAGCCGGGAGGGAGGGAGTACTAAATATTTTAAAGCAAAATTGAAGGAGAAAATGATTTTCACcaatataatcaataaaataataatttatttttttttaaggttAAACATTTGATGCTTAAGTTTGTTAGTGATAAGTAAGTGAATAGTATAAGAATAGAATAATGCACTATTAAATTTCACTTTGATGTATTCAGAACAAATATCTTTTAATTGAAAAAGTTAACGAGAGAACAACTCAAATAACGGTTTATATaagttataaatttaaaataaccaTAGTTTATTTTAACAGTTTCATTATAATCAACATTTTCATGTTGTTTACTTTTATTAGCCAGTCAATATAGTTTTAGTAATGGTATGAGTTTGACTCTATTCACATATTTATAGGGATAAAAATATGTACaaatcttatttatatttttatccatttaaaacAGATAAATTAAAtgtttataaatttatatttagtgTATAATAAATGTATAATGAATGTAAGGCatacatatggattatacatatattatgtagtaATTATTCATCAATTGTATACTATATATCTATGTATAACGTTTGCGAGTAACATTGATACAATAATTATACACTAAATATAATCCTGtaactataaataaaaaattatttaatttatcctatttaaagtgatataaaaaataactaagaTACTTTATTAATTTGGATAACTCACAGATTCCTAAATTGTAGCCTATTAACTTGCCTCTCATGTGAAATAGTTAGCCAGCTAAAAGAAGTTAACTATGAATTCTAATTCTTCAAAATGAGTTTTTTTTCCTATTCGATGTTTCGTGCTCGTGTTGAAACCTCGACTAATTCGGATCACGCATTGCAGGGCCCATTTTTGGGAGTTACCCTCTCAAGAGGATTTTCTCCATACCCATAGCTCGAACCCAAAACCTTTGGTTAAGGGTGGAGTAATTCCCACTGCTACACCACAATCCATGTTGATTCAGAATGagtaattaaagaaaaagtaggGTCTGTTTATAACTTCCACCATTTTAAAGGGTAAAATACTGAACTCATTTAAATTGACAGTTTGAATCAAACTCACacaatgaagaaaagaagattgCTCAGATGGTATATGTCTTCCATCTTTTGCCCCGACGTTGGGAGTCCAAATTATTGTTAAGGGCTCATTTGATATGAAGGATAAATGATAATAATTTCAGGTAAgatgcatgattattttatttaaatttagttaTGAATATTAGTTTTCTTACACATAGTTATAAActtcaaataatttttatgatacaacaataacaattttcatgatattatttataagAGAAAAGATATAAACACGCTATTAAAGTTatctcaaattttcaaaaaaatacttaaagTTTTGCGGGGATCTTATTATCCTttaaacaatttaaaaataatattattaactCATTTTGTGGTCAACTTCATTTTGAGGAAAAAGTTTCACGCACCAATCTTTGATTGCCACTTATTAAAATgtcattattcttttttttaagagaaaagtactactttttataaataatgaaaaaacttttCAAACCCCTCCCCGTACCACAATTCCTATTTCTTCCCGTTCCCTAACCCTgtcaccaaataaaaaatatgagataGTACGCCATTTTCACGAATTTCCGCCACTAATTTGTCATCGTTTGTCGTTGGAAAAGACATTTTCACCATTTCCGTTGAAAAAATCAAATGTCGATGATGAAATTCACCACCGGTGCATATTAAAAATGCATCTCTTTATCGTTGAAAAAACTCATTTTCACCAAATAAAATGATGGCTAAcaatgagcttccccttttttagTTTTATTGTTTCATTGTGTATTACTGTTTCATCGATTTCATCGAAAAATCAAACGTCGATGGTAAAATTCACTATCGGTGCATGTTAAAGAAACATTTCTTCATCGTCGGcaaaattattttgattgaatAAAGAGTGGCTAACAAAATAATGCATTATTGGGTCCTATTTGGTGCATCATTTGATTCATTGAGGACGAAGAcagaaaaaatatttcttgttgaaaaaGCTTCTCCAATGGCTATCAATGTGTTTTTGGGAAGATGGTAAGATGgattttactactatatatataagagagaatgtgagTTTTGGCAATCCtcacattaaatttttttttcaattttattcctgatttaaatattaattactctataatttttcatcaatttgagtaaatttgaactatatgagcttattaaatgctacaaaggtgaaaaaatcatgaaaaaatgatagtgacagcataaaaactatttatacaatcaaatacAAAATTGATCCAAgaattttattgtctttctattttgtagaaatgtttattaatattatttcaaattttcatttttcctgattaataaatttattatggacaaataattaaagtatcttgacaTTCTCTTTCTAACCTAGTACATGCTtagttattaaataaaaaatattttttatatatagctaaaaatatttaaaaatttaatttttttaaaaatacaacttaactctccaaatattaatgaattaatgatactaaataatgaaaaatgagagtaattcatTTTCACAttgttttatgatgatttttttttaacaaaaaatgaaattatcaaattttatagaatttagtaaaaaataagcaatttaacatgaaatattaaagcttCACATACGTctaagaaatatcaaaataaatttcttaacatgtatttataggaAAAGGAAACTACTaaagttaaaggaaaaattaataatttttcaatttcttttgtatggtttaatatgaaggaaaatctACAAAAATGTTTTGTTGAATCaagtcttttaattatttaactatatcatattattatttataaattaactttattgatgttatcatacaacaatttgcagtattaaatatttattatattacttttagtgtcagaatttttttttataagaaatGGGTTAATTAATATAACTTTAGTTGAGAAAAACTTAATGAgaaagaattgagaaaaaaataataagttaattcAATGTAAGGTAAACTCGATTTGGATCATTAAAAACTTTCATCTCcaaaataattagaaaattaaaagaaaaatagtgttggtgtatgtatatgattgaaacttaaaagaaaatctaacataaactttaagaaaaaaagcattcttttattttaaaaaaatattatttgattaatATTAGAATTATTGAGATATGTCCGAACTACTTTTGAATTAACTAGAATAAAGTatgtgcgttgcacgtgtatcaagCATTTTctaagaataatttttttaattttgtaatcaTTTAAAATACTTTATATAATTGATAAATAGTGAGTAAAATTTATACAAAACTTTAAAATGTTATGCATATAAATTTGCATATTGAAGAGTAAAACAGTAAATTATGGCTCAAACCCAAAAAGgcccaataattttaaaaatatagaaaagaatgaATTAGGAAAGTAAACAAATATTAGTATTTGTTTTTGTCTGAACTTCAAAAGATTCCTTTTCTTCTCACGAAATTCTCTCTTTACTCAAACATTTCCTCTGTATTATGATATTGcatattattttatcaatttttttttatgtactaagtaataataaattaaaattctatttcaCTCGTAATGAGATgattgataataataaaaattttataaattgattttaaacaGAAATCataaaaactaatttttaaattttatacgtatttaaaatatctcatataAATTGATAAATCAAGAGTGAAATTTACactaaatttcaaatatttcatacACATAATATGGCCCAAACCCATTATATAATACGGCCCAAATCCGTCTCGGCCCAAATAAATAAACACAGCAAAATCATAATGAAATaggaaagtattttttttaaattcaaaaccgGGCTACATGGCCCATTTATTAAAATCCCAAAGAAAAGTTTACAACCGGGTCAAAAGTGACCCAGTCCATACAAAGCAAACAAAATCCAAATAGGAAAGTTCCAGCATTCTCCAGAAATCTACACGAACTGCTGCTCCTGCTGCTTACCAGCGCTGAGCTGATATTCTTCCTTTCTAAAACCCCATGTAAATGAAATTCTTTGAATATGTtcttttctcaagaaatcaaaaaGATCGCGATTCTTCAATGGATTACCAGATTTGAGGTTTGTTACCACTTACCTATCAACCTTGGTAATTATTTCATTttaccttcaagttctttaatttACTAACTCCTTTAACCATCAAATCACTGCGGTTGTTTCTGCTGTGGAGTGTAATTTCGATACCcagatgaaatagaaaagtaaagaaaTGGTAGGTGTACTTTTATGAAATGGGAAAGTAAACAAATGGTACGCTGTGAGAAGCTTCATCTCCTGTTGATGAACATATTCACTGTGAGCTTATCCAGACTTAATGTGAGAAATTATTTACGGAGATAGCTATTATGTTCCAATGAGATTTAACATGTATTCACTGTGAGTTCTCTTTTTTCTCAGACTCGATTTGTTTCGATTATCTGCGATTAGGACAAAAAaggttttgatttctttttcagtAGTTGTTTATATCTCTTTTGTGATTGGTGTGTAGTGTTTAAATAAGGATCTTGGTTTAGAGATTTTGGCTTGGTTTTGAGTATTTCAAAGTGGGTTCTTTGGTGCTTCTGGATAATTAGTTAATTACTATAGCTTCACATATAATGTGTCAGGTATACTTAATCTTGCCAGTTTTGAATGTTTGATGTTTTCACGTCAGTTGAGATACTTGAATTGTTTCTTGAAATGTCTCCAAATTTACTTATGCATGCACTGCTTTATTGAGGGAAGAGACTAAGAAAATTTTTTTCTTTGCTAACTCATTTGAATGTTACTGGAGCtagaaaataaaaagtatttatttttattgcagTGCAATATATGTTGTATATGTATAGGATACTAATGAGATGTTAAAATAGTGGGAGTCAATATATTAAGAACAATGACATGCTAATAGATTATCTGATATTAAGGACTTGTTTTATAGTGGCGTGTAGATGGAGGAGTGAAGAGCTGATTTTTCAAGACCGGGTTACTGTGAACGGGTCTGTTTGCAAGACTCCACAGGTCAAGTTCAGAAATGCTTCCATATTGCAAAAGTTCATAGGTTTTAAATACAGTgcatttttttttgggggggataGATTGTTGACAACTTGATATCTATTCACCTTGTTGGCAGACTAAAGTTGATCCAACTAGGGATGTAATTTATGTCAACGGAAATCGTCTTCGTAAGAAACTGCCTTCGAAGGTCTATCTTGCACTAAACAAGCCTAAAGGGTGTGTCTATCCTTCTCTTTTTATCAATGACAACAGAGGAGTTTGGACTTTTGTTTTTTATGTCTTTTAGTCGAGTTGATTCAGGTTTAATAAAATTACAGGTACATATGCTCATCAGGGGAGAAAGAAAGTAAGTCAGTCATGTcccttttttatgattttataaagagttgGGTACGTTGTCTTCTGCTTGTATGGGTCTTCTTGAAATGTTTGTTCTTTTGGAAAAACTGTGTCATGGGAATAATTAGCTGTTTTGTAGAGCTATGTTATGTACACAgatagttctaaaagttgtttccaaaaaacaaaaattattgctTTCGAATGGCATTGCTTCTACTATGCTCTTGACTTTTTATATCTGTTGTGTCTTTCTTTGAAAGGATAAAAGACATCCTGGAGAACCAAAACCTCAGCTCTTTATAGTCGGTAGACTTGATGTTGCCACAACTGGAGCTTCATCATATGCCCTTGGTGCTTCTTCAGTTGTGTCTAAGGTACCTAACCATACCCTTATTTTTGTATAGTGTCTTTATTTTCTACAACCCATCTTCCTGATGGCCTTTGTCTAACACCCATGAATCTCTTTCGTGCTCGTCGTGCTCCCTCAAGCGTGGCTACAGCAGTAGCTTCTTTTACCATTTTGTCCCAGGCCACATTCTCTTTATGGTTATCCCgggttacaacaacaacatacccagtgtattcccacctagtggggtctggggagggtagagtgtaaaTAATGAGATTCATTAATAGATACTCTGCTTCCTTTGGGTGTGGATGATATGGACATCTTCAAAGGCATTAGTTTGAAATTGCTAGCATTTGAGTACCTATTACAGCAGGACCAGAACTTGCAGGGGAAACTTATTGTTGTTCAAATAGTAAATCCCGCTCGTA of the Capsicum annuum cultivar UCD-10X-F1 chromosome 11, UCD10Xv1.1, whole genome shotgun sequence genome contains:
- the LOC107848071 gene encoding putative ribosomal large subunit pseudouridine synthase SVR1, chloroplastic; amino-acid sequence: MFFSQEIKKIAILQWITRFEVCYHLPINLVACRWRSEELIFQDRVTVNGSVCKTPQTKVDPTRDVIYVNGNRLRKKLPSKVYLALNKPKGYICSSGEKER